One window of the Chitinophaga niabensis genome contains the following:
- a CDS encoding SCO family protein: MAILVPLAGYLIVDHYGKNIVHVPPFLIAERVDTIVKDGKTTYDTVYHQIKDFTLTNQLGEQVHMKDSEGKIRIVSFFFTSCPQICPTLTTHLKMVQEAFKKNEELVQILSLSVDPERDTVKSLKKYADKYTIDPKNWWLLTGDKKEIYDLARHEFFVNALEGNGGPDDFIHTEKFVVIDKDRYIRGYYNGLDTNDVRRMVNDIAVLHIAKDKKKPGLIKRLFSSGD, translated from the coding sequence TTGGCCATTTTAGTGCCACTGGCAGGATACCTGATCGTAGATCATTATGGTAAGAATATCGTGCATGTTCCGCCTTTCCTGATCGCGGAGAGAGTGGATACCATTGTAAAGGATGGTAAAACCACTTATGATACGGTATATCACCAGATCAAGGATTTTACCCTTACCAACCAGTTGGGTGAACAGGTGCATATGAAAGACAGTGAAGGTAAGATCAGGATCGTGAGCTTCTTTTTTACGAGCTGCCCGCAGATCTGCCCTACCCTTACCACGCATCTGAAAATGGTACAGGAAGCTTTTAAGAAGAATGAGGAACTGGTGCAGATCCTTTCTTTAAGTGTGGACCCGGAAAGAGATACGGTGAAATCCCTGAAGAAGTATGCAGACAAGTATACCATCGATCCCAAGAACTGGTGGTTACTGACCGGGGATAAAAAAGAGATCTATGACCTAGCGCGGCATGAGTTTTTTGTGAATGCCTTAGAAGGGAATGGCGGGCCGGATGATTTTATCCATACAGAGAAATTTGTTGTGATAGACAAGGACCGCTATATCCGTGGATACTACAATGGGCTGGATACAAATGATGTGCGCCGGATGGTGAACGATATTGCTGTTTTACATATTGCTAAAGACAAGAAGAAGCCTGGCCTTATAAAGCGGCTTTTCTCCTCTGGCGATTAA
- a CDS encoding cytochrome C oxidase subunit IV family protein translates to MAHTHSATTNGKDPAVKKIWKVFWILLVITSVEVGLAFLHLETGFPSKLWLNSIFILLTLLKAFYIVAEFMHLRHEVKNLIMTILFPLLLFVWFIIAFLMDGDSWKKMRTNLSPGTPAVKEAPAPKPAHH, encoded by the coding sequence ATGGCGCATACACATTCTGCAACCACAAACGGGAAAGATCCAGCCGTAAAGAAAATCTGGAAAGTGTTCTGGATCCTGTTAGTTATTACTTCTGTGGAAGTAGGTCTGGCATTTTTACACCTGGAAACAGGTTTTCCCAGTAAGCTGTGGCTGAACTCCATTTTCATTCTCCTGACGCTGCTGAAAGCATTCTATATCGTTGCGGAGTTCATGCACTTACGCCACGAAGTAAAGAACCTGATCATGACGATCCTGTTCCCTTTGCTGCTGTTCGTATGGTTCATTATTGCATTCCTGATGGACGGTGATTCCTGGAAGAAGATGAGAACAAACCTTTCTCCCGGTACACCGGCAGTAAAAGAAGCTCCGGCGCCTAAGCCAGCTCATCATTAA
- a CDS encoding cytochrome c oxidase subunit 3: MDNAVTAKKKWWSGGHSPFSVSYGKLMMWYFLISDAFTFGALLIAYGTQRFMAQAWPDPNEVFKSFPLMGHANLPLVFVSLMTFILIMSSVTMVLAVHAGHHMDKKAVARWLILTIIGGIMFLSCQAWEWTHLHHEGAWWGRNPFLNHDGSAALSTNFTDFFFTITGFHGLHVTSGVVLNIIVLINVLKGTYEHRGHYEMVEKVGLYWHFVDLVWVFVFTCFYLL, encoded by the coding sequence ATGGATAACGCAGTAACAGCGAAGAAAAAATGGTGGAGCGGTGGGCATTCGCCCTTCAGTGTGAGCTATGGCAAGTTGATGATGTGGTATTTCCTGATCTCGGATGCCTTTACGTTCGGCGCATTGCTGATCGCATATGGTACCCAAAGATTCATGGCTCAAGCCTGGCCTGATCCGAACGAAGTGTTCAAATCGTTCCCTTTAATGGGGCATGCCAATTTGCCGCTGGTATTTGTGAGCTTGATGACCTTCATCCTGATCATGAGTTCCGTTACCATGGTATTAGCCGTACACGCAGGTCATCACATGGATAAGAAAGCCGTTGCAAGATGGCTGATCCTCACCATCATTGGAGGTATCATGTTCCTGAGCTGCCAGGCCTGGGAGTGGACGCACTTACATCATGAAGGTGCATGGTGGGGCAGGAATCCTTTCCTGAATCACGATGGTTCTGCAGCACTTTCCACTAACTTTACTGACTTCTTCTTTACCATTACCGGGTTCCACGGTTTGCACGTAACTTCCGGTGTGGTGCTGAATATCATTGTACTGATCAATGTATTGAAAGGTACTTATGAGCACCGCGGCCATTATGAAATGGTGGAGAAGGTAGGGCTGTACTGGCACTTTGTAGACCTGGTTTGGGTATTTGTATTCACCTGTTTCTACCTGCTGTAA
- a CDS encoding cytochrome c oxidase subunit 3 — protein sequence MSASRNKIHPHKYSMWIAMASITMMFIGFTSAYVVKRAQANWQSFSLPTIFWVSTALILTSSLTIHLALRQFKARNMSSYKQLITLTALLGIAFAVCQVIGFSDMKNHGLTLDSTVSASFIYVIVGAHILHVLGGVIVLLILFARAYRTRIRTYSAVPIEVASTYWHFVDGLWIYLLIFFSLAR from the coding sequence ATGAGCGCATCAAGAAATAAGATACATCCGCACAAGTATTCCATGTGGATCGCCATGGCCAGCATCACGATGATGTTCATAGGATTCACCAGCGCTTATGTTGTGAAACGGGCACAGGCTAACTGGCAGAGCTTTAGCCTGCCTACTATCTTCTGGGTATCTACCGCATTGATCCTCACCAGTAGTCTGACCATTCACTTAGCCCTGCGCCAGTTCAAAGCGCGTAACATGAGCAGTTATAAACAACTGATCACGTTAACGGCCTTACTGGGAATTGCATTTGCTGTTTGCCAGGTGATCGGTTTTTCAGACATGAAGAACCATGGCCTCACATTGGATAGTACGGTTTCCGCCTCTTTCATTTATGTGATCGTTGGCGCACACATCCTGCACGTACTGGGTGGTGTGATTGTACTGCTGATACTTTTTGCAAGGGCTTACAGAACAAGGATCAGAACTTACAGCGCTGTGCCGATTGAAGTAGCTTCTACCTATTGGCATTTTGTGGATGGCCTGTGGATCTATCTGTTGATCTTTTTCAGCCTTGCGAGATAA
- the cyoE gene encoding heme o synthase codes for MSVSYAIASRVRDYFMMMKFTLTFMVVFSCVVAYLLAPGVKFELLKVLLLFAGGILVSGSANTINQILEKDTDKLMARTATRPIPAGRLSVSEASIVALVTGLAGIAILGFGFNWLAAGVSLASLVLYGFVYTPWKKWNSLAVLVGAIPGALPPLIGWVAGANSFSEGGWALFAIQFLWQFPHFWAIAWVAHTDYTRAGFKLMPTDRGPGKVIALQSAMYAMLLIPAGVAPYLLKITGPISAIVAILIGGFYLYRAIELYRKCDVPSARKLMFGSYIYLAVILLGLLFDKVNL; via the coding sequence TTGTCGGTATCATACGCCATTGCGAGTAGAGTAAGGGATTACTTCATGATGATGAAATTCACACTCACATTCATGGTGGTATTCTCCTGTGTGGTTGCGTATTTACTGGCACCCGGTGTGAAATTTGAATTGCTGAAAGTTCTTTTATTATTTGCGGGTGGTATACTGGTATCCGGTTCTGCCAACACTATCAACCAGATACTTGAAAAAGACACAGATAAGCTGATGGCCCGTACGGCCACAAGGCCTATTCCGGCCGGCAGATTGTCTGTATCAGAGGCAAGTATTGTGGCACTGGTAACAGGCCTGGCAGGAATTGCCATCCTGGGTTTTGGTTTTAACTGGCTCGCGGCAGGTGTTAGTCTTGCTTCCCTGGTGTTGTATGGTTTTGTATATACCCCCTGGAAGAAATGGAATTCACTGGCAGTGCTGGTAGGTGCTATCCCCGGAGCTTTACCTCCATTGATCGGCTGGGTGGCAGGTGCCAACAGTTTCTCTGAAGGAGGATGGGCTTTGTTTGCGATACAGTTCCTGTGGCAGTTTCCGCACTTCTGGGCAATAGCCTGGGTAGCGCATACTGACTATACAAGAGCTGGTTTCAAACTGATGCCAACAGACAGAGGGCCGGGTAAAGTGATTGCATTGCAATCCGCGATGTATGCCATGTTACTGATCCCTGCGGGTGTAGCACCTTACCTGTTGAAGATAACAGGGCCTATTTCCGCAATAGTAGCCATCCTGATCGGCGGTTTTTATTTATATCGCGCGATTGAGCTGTACCGGAAATGTGACGTGCCGTCTGCCCGCAAACTGATGTTTGGATCATACATTTACCTGGCAGTGATATTGCTGGGGTTGTTGTTTGATAAAGTAAATTTGTGA
- a CDS encoding cytochrome c oxidase subunit I, whose product MSNEATLHNQDLMHHGVEHGHGNGHDGHDHHHEETFISKYVFSMDHKMIAKQFLITGIIWAIIGAFFSVLFRLQLGYPDATFPWLESILGHWAEGGRITPEAYYALVTMHGTILVFFVLTAGLSGTFSNLLIPLQVGARDMASPFMNMLSYWFFFLASCLMMASLFVQTGPASGGWTSYPPLSALGDASIGSKIGMDLWLMSMAIFVVSSLLGSLNYISTILNMRTKGMSMTKMPLTIWAFFFTAVLGVLSFPVLLSGFVLLLFDRHGGTSFYLSEIFIAGKVLPNEGGSAILYQHLFWFLGHPEVYIIILPAMGMVSEILAVNSRKPIFGYLAMVGSIFAITLLAFLVWAHHMFVTGLNPFLGAFFVLLTLLIAVPSAIKVFNWITTIWRGNIRFTPASLFSIGFVSTFISGGLTGIWLGNSAIDIHLHDTMFVIAHFHIVMGVSAFFGMFAGIYHWFPKMYGRYMNQTLGFIHFWITLVGAYLIFWPMHYMGMAGMPRRYFDYSNWTSFNMFGGLNEFISFVVIIVFATQLLFVFNFFYSIFKGRKLTTPNPWQATTLEWTTPINPGHGNWPGEIPEVHRWAYDYSKDGKDFIPQTVPVSPDESKH is encoded by the coding sequence ATGAGTAACGAAGCAACATTGCACAATCAGGATTTAATGCATCACGGTGTGGAGCATGGGCATGGTAATGGCCATGATGGTCACGACCATCATCATGAGGAAACATTCATCTCGAAGTATGTTTTCAGCATGGACCATAAGATGATTGCAAAGCAATTCCTCATTACGGGTATTATCTGGGCCATCATTGGTGCATTTTTCTCTGTATTGTTCCGTTTGCAACTGGGTTATCCTGATGCTACTTTCCCCTGGCTGGAAAGCATCCTGGGTCATTGGGCCGAAGGTGGCAGGATCACGCCTGAAGCGTATTATGCGCTGGTGACCATGCACGGTACCATTCTTGTATTCTTTGTATTAACAGCGGGCCTTAGCGGTACCTTCTCCAACCTGCTTATTCCTTTGCAGGTAGGTGCACGCGATATGGCTTCTCCGTTTATGAACATGCTCAGCTACTGGTTCTTCTTCCTGGCCAGCTGCCTGATGATGGCTTCTCTGTTTGTGCAAACAGGCCCTGCTTCCGGTGGATGGACATCTTATCCTCCATTGAGTGCATTGGGCGATGCTTCTATTGGTTCTAAAATTGGTATGGACCTCTGGCTGATGAGTATGGCGATCTTCGTTGTATCATCCCTGTTAGGTTCCCTTAACTATATTTCCACCATCCTGAACATGCGTACGAAAGGCATGAGCATGACCAAGATGCCGCTCACTATCTGGGCGTTCTTCTTCACAGCTGTGCTTGGTGTATTGTCTTTCCCCGTGTTGCTGAGTGGTTTCGTACTGTTGCTGTTCGACCGTCATGGTGGTACCAGCTTCTACCTGAGCGAGATCTTTATAGCGGGTAAAGTATTACCTAACGAAGGTGGTTCTGCTATCCTCTATCAGCACTTGTTCTGGTTCCTTGGTCACCCTGAGGTGTATATCATCATCCTCCCTGCGATGGGTATGGTATCTGAGATCCTGGCGGTGAACTCCCGGAAACCGATCTTCGGTTACCTGGCAATGGTGGGTTCTATCTTTGCGATCACTTTGCTGGCCTTCCTCGTATGGGCGCACCACATGTTCGTAACAGGATTGAATCCGTTCTTAGGAGCCTTCTTCGTACTCTTAACATTACTGATTGCGGTACCTTCCGCCATCAAGGTGTTCAACTGGATCACTACCATCTGGCGCGGAAATATCAGGTTCACACCTGCTTCCCTGTTCTCTATCGGTTTTGTGAGCACGTTCATCTCTGGTGGTTTAACAGGTATCTGGTTAGGTAACTCTGCAATAGATATTCACCTGCATGATACCATGTTTGTAATTGCACACTTCCACATTGTAATGGGTGTGTCTGCATTCTTCGGTATGTTTGCCGGTATCTACCACTGGTTCCCTAAAATGTACGGCCGCTATATGAACCAAACACTGGGCTTCATCCACTTCTGGATCACGCTCGTAGGTGCTTACCTCATCTTCTGGCCAATGCACTACATGGGTATGGCTGGTATGCCACGCCGTTACTTCGATTACTCTAACTGGACGTCTTTCAACATGTTCGGCGGGCTGAATGAATTCATCAGCTTTGTGGTGATCATTGTGTTTGCTACACAACTGTTATTCGTTTTCAACTTCTTCTATAGCATATTCAAAGGCCGTAAGCTCACCACACCAAATCCGTGGCAGGCTACTACCCTTGAGTGGACCACTCCGATCAATCCCGGTCACGGTAACTGGCCTGGTGAAATTCCGGAAGTACACCGTTGGGCTTATGATTACAGTAAGGATGGTAAGGACTTCATTCCTCAAACCGTTCCTGTATCGCCTGACGAATCCAAGCACTAG
- a CDS encoding cytochrome c oxidase subunit II: protein MSGFLAVLVVVLIFVVIFQIAKASEYVSILKGEKKSREQSNRINGFLMIVFLVLGLIGVWWCHDLFEGRMLGESASVQGDGIDSLIRVTFIITMIVFVITQILLFWFAFKFQEKDGRKAFYFPHNNKLELIWTVIPAIVLTILVAFGIRHWLRITSEAPKDSMIVEVTGKQFNWVVRYPGKDGQLGRRNFKLIDNAINPLGQDWADSLNTDDVIAPDLHVVVNKNVKLIIGSRDVVHDVGLPHFRLKMDAVPGIPTTLWLTPKYTTAEMRKKTGNPDFVYELSCDQMCGAGHYSMKANIIVETQAEYDAWVASQPTQFAQAHPAPAAPAAPAGTPAVADTAKTVAQAH, encoded by the coding sequence ATGTCAGGATTTTTAGCAGTTTTAGTAGTTGTTCTCATATTCGTCGTGATCTTCCAGATTGCGAAGGCTAGCGAATATGTGTCCATTCTGAAAGGTGAAAAGAAATCGCGCGAGCAATCCAACCGCATTAACGGTTTCCTGATGATCGTATTCCTGGTATTGGGATTGATTGGGGTGTGGTGGTGTCATGATCTTTTCGAAGGCAGGATGTTGGGTGAATCTGCTTCCGTTCAGGGAGATGGGATTGATAGCCTGATCAGGGTAACTTTCATCATCACCATGATCGTGTTTGTGATCACACAGATATTACTGTTCTGGTTCGCATTCAAATTCCAGGAGAAAGATGGCCGTAAAGCGTTCTATTTCCCGCATAATAATAAACTGGAATTGATCTGGACGGTGATCCCTGCGATTGTACTGACCATCCTGGTAGCTTTTGGTATCCGCCACTGGTTGCGCATCACTTCAGAAGCACCGAAAGATTCCATGATCGTGGAAGTAACCGGTAAACAGTTTAACTGGGTGGTTCGCTATCCTGGTAAAGACGGACAGTTGGGCCGCAGGAACTTCAAACTGATTGACAATGCAATAAACCCATTGGGTCAGGATTGGGCGGATAGCCTGAATACGGATGATGTGATTGCTCCGGACCTGCACGTAGTGGTAAATAAGAATGTAAAACTGATCATTGGTTCCCGTGATGTGGTGCATGACGTTGGTTTGCCTCACTTCCGTCTGAAAATGGACGCAGTACCCGGTATCCCAACCACACTCTGGTTAACGCCAAAGTATACTACTGCGGAAATGAGGAAGAAAACAGGGAATCCTGATTTCGTATATGAACTGTCCTGCGACCAGATGTGTGGTGCCGGTCACTATTCAATGAAGGCTAATATCATCGTGGAAACACAGGCAGAATATGATGCCTGGGTTGCATCGCAGCCTACACAGTTTGCACAGGCGCATCCGGCTCCGGCTGCTCCTGCCGCACCAGCTGGTACACCTGCGGTTGCAGATACAGCAAAAACGGTAGCACAGGCGCATTAA
- a CDS encoding quinol:cytochrome C oxidoreductase, translated as MKDQFVVPARLKTTSFVLLGIGLLTFLIGLFVFNDEHGATRFWAGILQNSTYFLLIALASTFFIGVTTLAHGGWQLGFRRVPEAISMAVPVLGGILLVVLGFLIFGHKGHIYHWLNPHGDKILENKSPFLNASFVSIASVITIGLWSALTIKLRKMSLEEDTWTMDAEAGKRLLWRNTVWCAGFIVVFALSVGSTTPWIWLMSIDAHWFSTMYSWYTFASTFVSGMSLIALFVIYLKSKGHLVYVTDEHLHDLGKFMFAFSIFWTYLWFSQYMLIWYANMPEETVYFQPRVWGPFRPIFFLNLIINFIAPLLVFMKRSTKRNNTTVAFMAGVIIFGHWLDFFQMVMPGTVHELNFPWYELGLGLGFVGLIIWITGNQLAKAPLAPKNHPYLKESIVHHT; from the coding sequence ATGAAGGACCAATTTGTAGTACCAGCAAGATTAAAAACGACCAGCTTTGTGCTTTTGGGCATTGGCTTGCTGACTTTTTTGATCGGATTATTTGTGTTCAATGATGAACATGGAGCTACCCGCTTCTGGGCTGGCATTTTGCAGAACAGCACTTACTTTTTGCTGATCGCACTGGCCAGTACTTTCTTCATTGGCGTAACCACCCTGGCACATGGCGGCTGGCAGCTTGGTTTCAGGAGAGTTCCTGAAGCTATCTCTATGGCTGTTCCTGTATTAGGAGGTATCCTGCTTGTGGTGTTGGGTTTTCTGATCTTCGGTCACAAAGGTCATATCTACCATTGGCTGAACCCACATGGCGATAAGATCCTGGAGAATAAATCTCCTTTCCTGAACGCTTCTTTCGTATCCATTGCCTCCGTGATCACTATTGGTTTATGGTCTGCATTGACGATCAAGCTGCGTAAGATGTCTCTGGAAGAAGATACCTGGACGATGGATGCAGAAGCCGGTAAACGTCTTCTCTGGAGGAACACAGTTTGGTGTGCAGGTTTCATTGTTGTATTTGCATTGTCTGTTGGTTCTACCACCCCCTGGATCTGGTTAATGAGCATTGATGCGCATTGGTTCTCTACTATGTACAGCTGGTATACATTTGCCAGTACTTTTGTATCCGGTATGTCCCTGATCGCATTGTTCGTAATATATCTTAAGTCTAAAGGTCATCTGGTTTATGTAACAGATGAGCATTTACATGACCTGGGTAAATTCATGTTTGCGTTCAGCATTTTCTGGACTTACCTCTGGTTCTCTCAGTACATGCTGATCTGGTATGCGAACATGCCGGAGGAAACAGTATACTTCCAGCCACGCGTATGGGGTCCGTTCAGGCCTATTTTCTTCCTGAACCTGATCATCAACTTTATTGCACCGCTGCTGGTATTTATGAAGCGCTCTACAAAACGTAACAATACTACGGTAGCTTTCATGGCTGGTGTGATCATCTTTGGTCACTGGCTGGATTTCTTCCAGATGGTAATGCCAGGTACAGTACACGAACTTAATTTCCCTTGGTATGAATTGGGTCTTGGCCTTGGTTTTGTGGGCCTGATCATCTGGATCACCGGTAACCAGCTGGCTAAAGCACCACTGGCTCCCAAGAACCATCCTTACCTGAAAGAAAGTATCGTACACCACACCTGA
- a CDS encoding c-type cytochrome, with translation MKRTSNILIVAALAGGALLAACNKGAHNRKPGKIYVPDMYESRAYEFYNGRLTSLKPVDGTVKRGSLLPYHLKAEDTAQANLVKNPLALDEAGIKEGKRLYDIYCGVCHGQKLDGNGPLYKGGDGPYPAAPANMLTGKVLGYTEGRIFHVITFGYNVMGSYASQLDMEQRWKVVGYIKQMQNGGKAPAATPAAAPADSTAPATAATVVAAK, from the coding sequence ATGAAAAGGACTTCCAACATACTGATTGTAGCTGCCTTAGCCGGTGGAGCCTTACTGGCCGCCTGTAATAAGGGAGCACATAATAGAAAGCCCGGTAAGATCTATGTGCCAGATATGTACGAATCCCGTGCATACGAGTTTTACAATGGTCGCCTGACCAGTCTGAAACCCGTTGATGGTACTGTAAAGAGAGGGTCGCTGCTTCCTTATCACCTGAAAGCAGAGGATACGGCACAGGCGAACCTGGTTAAGAATCCGTTGGCGTTGGACGAAGCCGGTATCAAAGAAGGTAAACGCCTGTATGATATCTACTGCGGTGTTTGCCATGGTCAGAAACTGGATGGTAACGGACCACTTTACAAAGGTGGTGACGGTCCATACCCAGCAGCCCCTGCTAACATGCTTACCGGTAAAGTACTGGGTTACACAGAGGGACGTATCTTCCATGTGATCACTTTCGGTTACAATGTGATGGGTAGTTATGCCAGCCAGCTGGATATGGAGCAACGCTGGAAAGTGGTAGGTTATATCAAGCAGATGCAGAACGGTGGAAAAGCTCCGGCAGCAACACCTGCAGCAGCGCCTGCTGATTCAACAGCACCTGCAACTGCAGCAACCGTAGTGGCAGCGAAATAA
- a CDS encoding DUF3341 domain-containing protein: MAVKKFVVGSFDDEAVLFPAVKKVRSAGYKIHDVYTPFPVHGLDHAMGLRETSLHTAGFIYGITGTTTALSFMSWVFTTDWPMNIGGKPHFPLPAFIPITFELTVLFAAVGMVMTFMYLCQLAPFVKKHVFHPRQSDDLFVMVIELTEKTRAEEVKAYLDSVGAKEINEQEVEAGWWLGRFDKEDKLFSQRTTPVNA, translated from the coding sequence ATGGCTGTTAAAAAATTTGTTGTAGGCAGTTTTGATGATGAGGCGGTATTGTTTCCGGCGGTAAAGAAAGTTCGTTCTGCCGGGTACAAGATTCATGATGTATATACGCCGTTCCCGGTGCATGGCCTGGACCATGCCATGGGCCTGAGAGAAACAAGCCTGCATACTGCCGGTTTCATTTATGGTATTACCGGTACAACTACCGCGTTATCATTCATGAGTTGGGTATTCACAACAGATTGGCCGATGAACATCGGTGGTAAACCTCACTTTCCTTTACCCGCATTCATACCCATCACTTTTGAGTTAACGGTATTGTTTGCAGCGGTAGGTATGGTGATGACCTTTATGTATCTCTGCCAGCTGGCACCTTTTGTAAAGAAACATGTGTTCCATCCCCGTCAGAGCGATGACCTGTTTGTGATGGTGATAGAGCTGACAGAAAAAACACGTGCAGAGGAAGTGAAAGCTTACCTGGACAGTGTTGGTGCGAAAGAGATCAACGAGCAAGAAGTAGAAGCCGGCTGGTGGCTGGGCCGTTTCGATAAAGAAGACAAGTTATTCAGTCAGCGTACTACACCAGTGAACGCGTAA
- the nrfD gene encoding NrfD/PsrC family molybdoenzyme membrane anchor subunit, with product MHLKYESTLREPLVDGVKDYHQVTEDIIGPIEAKPGKLWYVGLTISVLLLLFGVFSVTWEVYWGTGVWNLNKTIGWGWDITNFVWWVGIGHAGTLISAILLLFRQGWRTGVNRAAEAMTIFAVMCAGQFPIWHMGRVWMAFFVLPYPNTRGPLWVNFNSPLLWDVFAISTYFTVSLLFWYSGLLPDFATVRDRAKTKLRKYLYGIASFGWTGSTKHWQRHEALSLVLAGLSTPLVLSVHTIVSFDFATSVIPGWHTTIFPPYFVAGAIFSGFAMVQTLLIITRKILGLEEYITLGHIEAMNKVIVLTGSIVGVAYLTELFMAWYSGSRYEFDTFYKFRAAGPLGWSYWIMMTCNVLSPQVFWFRKMRRNIMVTFIMSIIVNIGMWFERFVIICTSLYRDYLPSSWGYYRPSWPEVGFYLGTFGLFFTCYFLFAKYFPVIAVAEIKHVLKTSGQNYKEKMVKYELEDNDKFAHDQAHH from the coding sequence ATGCATTTGAAGTACGAATCCACACTGAGAGAACCTTTAGTAGATGGGGTTAAGGATTATCACCAGGTAACGGAGGATATTATCGGGCCTATTGAAGCCAAGCCTGGCAAGCTGTGGTATGTCGGTTTAACTATTTCCGTTTTGCTGCTGCTGTTTGGGGTTTTCTCTGTAACCTGGGAAGTATACTGGGGAACAGGGGTTTGGAACCTGAACAAAACAATTGGCTGGGGTTGGGATATCACCAACTTCGTTTGGTGGGTAGGTATCGGTCACGCCGGTACGCTGATCTCTGCGATCCTTTTGCTGTTCCGCCAGGGATGGCGTACAGGGGTTAACCGCGCAGCGGAAGCAATGACCATCTTTGCGGTAATGTGTGCGGGACAGTTCCCGATCTGGCACATGGGTCGTGTTTGGATGGCATTCTTTGTACTCCCTTACCCTAACACCCGTGGTCCTTTATGGGTGAACTTTAACTCACCACTCTTGTGGGACGTGTTTGCGATCTCTACGTACTTCACCGTTTCCCTGTTGTTCTGGTACTCAGGTCTTTTGCCGGACTTTGCAACTGTACGGGACAGAGCTAAAACTAAACTGCGTAAATATTTATATGGTATTGCTTCTTTTGGCTGGACGGGTTCCACCAAACACTGGCAACGCCACGAAGCATTATCACTGGTGTTAGCCGGTTTGTCCACTCCGCTGGTACTTTCCGTACACACCATTGTATCCTTCGACTTTGCTACTTCTGTAATTCCGGGATGGCACACCACCATCTTCCCTCCTTACTTCGTAGCGGGTGCGATCTTCTCAGGATTTGCGATGGTACAGACACTGCTGATCATCACACGTAAGATCCTGGGCCTGGAAGAATACATCACATTAGGCCACATTGAGGCGATGAACAAAGTGATTGTACTGACAGGTTCTATTGTGGGTGTTGCTTACCTCACAGAATTATTCATGGCCTGGTACTCAGGCAGCAGATATGAATTTGATACCTTCTACAAGTTCCGCGCCGCAGGTCCCCTGGGCTGGAGCTACTGGATCATGATGACCTGTAACGTACTGTCTCCGCAGGTGTTCTGGTTCAGGAAAATGAGAAGGAACATCATGGTTACCTTTATCATGTCTATCATTGTGAACATCGGTATGTGGTTTGAGCGTTTTGTGATCATTTGTACTTCACTGTACCGCGATTATCTTCCATCCAGCTGGGGCTACTATCGTCCGTCCTGGCCTGAGGTTGGTTTCTACCTTGGAACATTCGGCCTGTTCTTTACCTGTTACTTCCTCTTTGCTAAATACTTCCCGGTTATTGCAGTTGCTGAGATCAAGCACGTGCTGAAAACTTCCGGTCAGAACTACAAAGAGAAGATGGTGAAATACGAATTGGAAGACAATGATAAGTTTGCGCACGATCAGGCGCATCACTAA